From Deinococcus misasensis DSM 22328, one genomic window encodes:
- the nrdE gene encoding class 1b ribonucleoside-diphosphate reductase subunit alpha: MNTTATQSRNLRSLELNSQVLQKKDGFFQLELDREAVQAFEQEIQEQLRTFTSPLKRMRTLIQENLYEDFFQTYTPQQVQEIHELAHSLPFAFQSYMAISKFYKDYALKSNDKKQYLETYPDRVVAVALHLARGNMELARKLVKAMMEQRYQPATPTFLNAGRARRGELVSCFLLDLDDSLNSIGFHLNTAMQLSKIGGGVALNLSKLRARGESIKGVAHAAKGVVPVMKLLEDAFNYADQMGQRKGAGAVYLNVFHWDVQEFLDTKKINADEKSRIQTLSLGLLVPDKFFELARENKPYYVFAPLSVRQVFGKHLDDLNIDLIYDELVAHPGIVKKQLNARDMLIQIATTQFESGYPYIIYTSTANRMNPLKSLGRIRMSNLCTEIFQIQSTSDITDYGEKDQIGHDVCCNLGSLNIVNVMEKGSLQESVHTGMDALTAVSDLSNVPNAPGVRQANSDYHAVGLGAMNLHGFLAKNHIRYESEEARDFVRTFFMMVNFYSIERSMQIAREKGVRFKDFERSDYGTGAYFEKYLTEDFSPRTEKVRGVFSGKSIPTPQDWSRLKQEVQQHGMYHAYRMAIAPTQSISYIQNSTPSIMPVVDLVETRTYGNATTHYPMPFLDHSTIFFYKSAYHMDMMKVIDLVAEIQQHVDQGISSILYVTSETTTRELARLYVYAHFKGLKSLYYTRTRNLSVEECISCAI; the protein is encoded by the coding sequence TTGAACACCACCGCCACCCAGAGCAGGAATTTGCGCAGCCTCGAACTCAACAGTCAGGTGCTTCAGAAGAAAGACGGCTTCTTCCAACTTGAACTGGACCGCGAAGCCGTGCAGGCTTTTGAACAGGAAATTCAGGAGCAGCTTCGCACGTTCACCTCGCCTTTGAAGCGCATGCGCACCCTGATTCAGGAGAACCTCTACGAGGATTTTTTCCAGACCTACACCCCCCAGCAGGTGCAGGAGATCCACGAACTGGCCCACAGCTTGCCTTTTGCTTTTCAGTCCTACATGGCGATTTCCAAGTTCTATAAGGATTACGCCCTGAAAAGCAACGACAAAAAGCAGTATCTGGAAACCTATCCTGACCGGGTGGTGGCGGTTGCCCTGCACCTGGCCAGAGGCAACATGGAACTGGCCCGCAAACTGGTGAAAGCCATGATGGAACAGCGTTACCAGCCTGCGACACCCACTTTTCTGAATGCCGGTCGGGCCAGAAGGGGAGAGTTGGTGTCCTGTTTTCTGCTGGACCTCGATGACAGCCTGAACTCCATTGGGTTTCATTTGAACACCGCCATGCAGCTTTCCAAAATTGGCGGAGGGGTGGCTTTGAACCTGTCCAAACTGCGTGCCAGAGGAGAATCCATCAAAGGGGTCGCCCACGCTGCCAAAGGTGTGGTTCCGGTCATGAAACTGCTGGAAGATGCTTTCAACTACGCCGACCAGATGGGCCAGCGAAAAGGGGCCGGAGCGGTGTACCTGAACGTGTTCCACTGGGATGTGCAGGAGTTTCTGGACACCAAAAAAATCAACGCCGATGAGAAAAGCCGCATTCAAACGCTTTCTCTGGGTTTGCTGGTTCCAGACAAGTTTTTTGAACTGGCCCGCGAAAACAAGCCCTATTACGTTTTTGCGCCCCTGTCCGTTCGGCAGGTGTTCGGCAAGCACCTCGATGACCTGAACATCGATCTGATTTACGACGAACTGGTGGCCCATCCCGGCATCGTCAAAAAGCAATTGAACGCTCGGGACATGCTGATCCAGATTGCCACCACCCAATTCGAGTCAGGTTACCCTTACATCATTTACACCAGCACGGCGAACCGCATGAATCCGCTGAAAAGCCTCGGGCGGATCCGCATGTCCAACCTGTGCACCGAGATTTTCCAGATCCAGAGCACCTCTGACATCACCGATTACGGCGAAAAAGACCAGATCGGGCATGACGTGTGCTGCAATCTGGGTTCGCTCAACATCGTGAACGTGATGGAAAAAGGCAGTCTTCAGGAGAGCGTCCACACCGGAATGGACGCCCTCACTGCCGTCAGTGACCTTTCAAACGTGCCCAATGCGCCCGGGGTGCGTCAGGCCAACAGCGATTACCACGCGGTGGGCCTCGGGGCGATGAACCTGCACGGGTTTCTGGCCAAAAACCACATCCGCTACGAAAGCGAAGAGGCCCGAGATTTTGTGCGGACCTTCTTCATGATGGTCAATTTTTATTCCATTGAGCGCAGCATGCAGATTGCCCGCGAGAAAGGGGTGCGCTTCAAGGACTTCGAGCGTTCCGATTACGGTACAGGGGCGTACTTCGAGAAGTACCTGACAGAGGATTTCTCTCCCAGAACGGAAAAAGTCAGGGGGGTGTTCTCTGGGAAAAGCATTCCCACCCCTCAGGACTGGAGCCGCCTGAAGCAAGAGGTGCAGCAGCACGGCATGTACCACGCTTACCGCATGGCGATTGCCCCCACCCAGAGCATCTCCTACATTCAGAATTCCACCCCTTCGATCATGCCGGTGGTGGATCTGGTGGAAACCCGAACCTACGGCAATGCCACCACCCACTACCCGATGCCGTTTCTGGACCACTCCACCATCTTCTTTTACAAATCCGCCTACCACATGGACATGATGAAAGTGATCGATCTGGTCGCAGAAATCCAGCAGCATGTGGATCAAGGCATCTCCAGCATCCTGTACGTCACCAGTGAAACCACCACCCGTGAACTGGCCCGACTGTACGTGTACGCCCACTTCAAGGGCCTCAAGAGCCTGTACTACACCCGAACCCGCAATCTCAGTGTGGAGGAATGCATCTCATGCGCCATCTAG
- the nrdI gene encoding class Ib ribonucleoside-diphosphate reductase assembly flavoprotein NrdI, which produces MLIVYASRTGNVTRFVQKLALPAQKITSGQERVQEPCLLITYTTGMGEVPEEIQRFMQHNHQHVLAVAGSGNRNWGKNYARSADRIAQQWNIPVLMKFELSGRPQDVACFLEGAQRLEHHRHPEQEFAQPRTQQSGASEERRLLPT; this is translated from the coding sequence ATGCTGATTGTTTATGCCTCCAGAACGGGCAATGTGACCCGTTTTGTTCAAAAATTGGCTTTGCCTGCACAAAAAATCACCTCTGGACAGGAACGGGTGCAAGAACCCTGCCTGTTGATCACCTACACCACCGGAATGGGTGAGGTGCCAGAGGAAATCCAGCGTTTCATGCAGCACAACCACCAGCATGTGCTGGCGGTGGCTGGAAGTGGAAACCGCAACTGGGGCAAGAATTACGCCCGCAGTGCCGACCGGATTGCCCAGCAGTGGAACATCCCGGTCCTGATGAAATTTGAACTCTCGGGCCGTCCTCAGGACGTGGCCTGTTTTCTTGAAGGAGCACAACGACTTGAACACCACCGCCACCCAGAGCAGGAATTTGCGCAGCCTCGAACTCAACAGTCAGGTGCTTCAGAAGAAAGACGGCTTCTTCCAACTTGA
- a CDS encoding diguanylate cyclase, translated as MLHLLTGITINLALLAALSYLRTFAIVFQPTEKQKNLYRLYELLISSVSALILLAFPVQLSGSLLIDLRCVPILLMGMRHGYLWAFLTIIPVALYRYHLGGAGAVPSLFALLAMVVFSGLAHQMSVRQNKAAEDQLGMVLMVSLAPIVGFFLVPEGFVLFQTVVPVLYAATVAGLLTSAMILRHKKHLMQFSEQMQQAALLDPLTGLGNRRKFEQDQRNFPLAAHLLALDLDHFKRINDTYGHGIGDQALITVGRVLQSHTRSGDQVYRMGGEEFLVMIHHPEHQRAYDIAERLRKAITVHVAEHLKVIEQPLTCSAGLSWLGEGIKPALEQADQQLYEAKHAGRNRTGTLLPVQRAEDPVPTALDGQQQVLLQQAVLFFVLNDLHVVVYARKCTGELLLTSPESARFMKLALVVLDVAGNPDHEAHSQQVERQVLQDGCPQTFMVEGITENQQHKRYLVKKIPLVLQHQEQVVLTVVQEVAL; from the coding sequence GTGTTGCACTTGTTGACAGGGATCACCATCAATCTTGCCCTGCTGGCCGCCCTGAGTTACTTGAGAACGTTTGCCATCGTTTTTCAGCCCACCGAAAAACAAAAAAACCTGTATCGCCTGTATGAACTCTTGATTTCCTCGGTGTCTGCACTGATTTTGCTGGCTTTTCCAGTCCAACTCAGCGGATCCCTTTTGATTGACCTGCGCTGTGTGCCCATTTTGCTGATGGGAATGCGACACGGTTACCTCTGGGCTTTTTTGACCATCATTCCTGTTGCCCTTTACCGATATCACCTGGGGGGTGCAGGTGCTGTGCCCTCCCTGTTTGCCTTGCTGGCCATGGTGGTGTTTTCGGGACTGGCCCACCAGATGTCGGTGCGCCAGAACAAGGCCGCCGAAGACCAACTGGGCATGGTGTTGATGGTCTCTCTCGCCCCCATCGTGGGCTTCTTTCTGGTTCCAGAGGGATTTGTTCTGTTTCAGACGGTGGTGCCCGTGCTGTACGCAGCAACCGTGGCAGGTTTGCTGACCTCTGCGATGATTTTGCGACACAAAAAACACCTGATGCAGTTCAGTGAGCAGATGCAGCAAGCCGCCCTGCTGGATCCCTTGACCGGACTGGGCAACCGTCGCAAATTCGAGCAGGACCAGAGGAATTTCCCTCTGGCCGCGCACCTGCTGGCGTTGGACCTCGACCATTTCAAGCGCATCAACGACACCTATGGGCACGGCATTGGCGATCAGGCCCTCATCACAGTGGGCCGGGTTTTGCAAAGCCACACCCGCTCTGGAGATCAGGTGTACCGCATGGGCGGAGAAGAATTTCTGGTGATGATCCACCATCCCGAGCACCAGAGGGCCTACGACATCGCAGAGCGCCTCAGGAAAGCCATCACAGTGCACGTCGCTGAACACCTCAAGGTGATCGAGCAGCCCCTGACCTGCAGTGCTGGCCTGAGCTGGCTTGGCGAAGGGATCAAGCCAGCCCTTGAACAAGCAGACCAGCAGCTTTACGAAGCCAAGCATGCAGGGCGCAACCGCACAGGCACGTTGCTTCCAGTTCAACGGGCAGAAGACCCTGTGCCAACGGCTCTGGATGGGCAACAACAGGTGCTCTTGCAGCAAGCTGTGCTGTTCTTCGTGTTGAATGACCTGCATGTGGTGGTCTATGCCCGCAAGTGCACAGGTGAGTTGCTGTTGACCAGTCCAGAGAGTGCACGTTTCATGAAACTGGCTCTGGTGGTGCTGGATGTGGCAGGAAACCCGGACCATGAAGCGCACAGCCAACAGGTGGAACGGCAAGTTTTGCAAGATGGATGTCCCCAAACCTTCATGGTGGAGGGCATCACCGAAAACCAGCAGCACAAACGCTATCTGGTGAAAAAAATCCCTCTGGTGTTGCAGCATCAGGAACAGGTGGTCCTGACGGTGGTGCAGGAGGTCGCTCTGTAG
- a CDS encoding sensor histidine kinase, which produces MKLYPKLFLTHLLVSLVVLVVVLVVAEVSAPFFYQEHIQDMMHSVPEQGDQMRAELEEGFRNTLTSAILLALPVAVLMGLVTTHFVMRRVVKSVQKLSEGSQAISSGHYHERLLVQGNDELSLLARNFNRMAQTLEDVERTRIEMITHVAHDLRTPLSALKGYSEGLQDGVMDKDEVASRILTEVRGMERLVQDLSLVSRVEAGKIELQMKPVQVSGVLDDLQERFRAAFEDKGVALQVSSQEELQVHADQERLSQVLNNLLSNALRHTPTKGTVAVQAEKHGKQVLFKVQDNGSGIPAEHLGRIFDRFYRIDAHRNRHDGGSGVGLTIVKGLTELMGGTVQVESQPGQTCFVVQLQQESP; this is translated from the coding sequence ATGAAGCTTTACCCGAAGCTGTTCCTGACCCACCTGCTGGTCAGTCTGGTGGTTCTGGTGGTGGTTCTGGTGGTCGCTGAGGTGTCTGCCCCGTTCTTTTATCAGGAGCACATTCAGGACATGATGCATTCGGTTCCAGAGCAGGGGGACCAGATGCGGGCAGAACTGGAAGAAGGATTTCGCAACACCCTCACTTCCGCCATTTTGCTGGCGTTGCCTGTGGCGGTTCTGATGGGACTGGTCACCACCCATTTTGTGATGCGCCGGGTGGTGAAATCGGTCCAGAAACTCAGCGAAGGCAGTCAGGCGATCAGCTCGGGTCACTACCATGAACGCCTTCTGGTGCAAGGCAACGACGAGCTTTCCTTGCTGGCCCGCAATTTCAACCGCATGGCCCAGACGCTGGAAGATGTGGAACGCACCCGCATCGAGATGATCACCCATGTGGCCCACGACCTGAGGACCCCCCTGTCTGCCCTCAAAGGGTACTCAGAAGGTTTGCAGGATGGGGTGATGGACAAAGACGAGGTGGCGTCCCGCATCCTGACCGAAGTGCGCGGCATGGAGCGTCTGGTGCAGGACCTCAGTCTGGTCAGTCGTGTGGAAGCAGGCAAAATCGAGTTGCAAATGAAGCCCGTGCAGGTCTCGGGGGTGCTGGATGACCTGCAAGAACGTTTCCGGGCGGCTTTTGAAGACAAAGGGGTGGCTTTGCAGGTCAGTTCTCAGGAAGAATTGCAGGTTCATGCCGATCAGGAACGCCTATCGCAGGTGCTGAACAACCTGCTGTCCAATGCCCTGAGGCACACCCCCACCAAGGGCACAGTCGCTGTGCAGGCAGAAAAACACGGCAAGCAGGTGCTGTTCAAAGTGCAGGACAATGGGAGTGGCATTCCAGCAGAGCACCTCGGCCGGATTTTTGACCGCTTTTACCGCATTGATGCCCACCGCAACCGCCACGATGGAGGCTCGGGTGTGGGGCTGACCATCGTGAAGGGTCTGACCGAATTGATGGGAGGCACCGTTCAGGTGGAAAGCCAACCCGGACAGACCTGCTTTGTGGTGCAATTGCAACAAGAAAGCCCATGA
- a CDS encoding response regulator transcription factor, with translation MARILIMDDDPNIHHILQAYLQQDGHTVLQALNGEEGLQQEPEADLLIIDWMMPALSGLQVIETLRQRDCIKPILLLTARAEEGDKLQGLDAGADDYVVKPFSPREVTARIRALARRAGIRETLEYGTLTVKPASHQVWLSGEEIQLSKLEFDLLSAFLSTPGMVWSRERLLNRVWGSDFPEMDRVVDVHVKNLRKKLQDDPENPSFIETVRGVGYRLKELGQG, from the coding sequence ATGGCCCGCATCCTGATCATGGACGATGATCCCAACATCCACCACATCTTGCAAGCCTACCTGCAACAGGACGGGCACACCGTGCTGCAGGCCCTGAACGGTGAGGAAGGTTTGCAACAGGAACCCGAGGCCGACCTGTTGATCATCGACTGGATGATGCCTGCCCTCTCGGGTTTGCAGGTGATCGAGACCCTGCGCCAGAGGGATTGCATCAAACCCATTTTGCTGCTCACCGCCAGAGCGGAAGAGGGAGACAAACTTCAGGGTCTGGATGCTGGAGCAGACGATTATGTGGTGAAGCCTTTCTCGCCCAGAGAGGTCACCGCACGGATTCGGGCTCTGGCACGTCGGGCAGGCATCCGTGAGACCCTGGAGTACGGAACCCTGACCGTCAAACCGGCTTCCCATCAGGTGTGGCTCTCTGGTGAGGAAATCCAGCTTTCCAAACTGGAGTTTGATTTGCTCTCTGCATTCCTGAGCACCCCCGGCATGGTCTGGAGCAGGGAAAGGTTGCTGAATCGGGTGTGGGGCAGCGACTTTCCAGAGATGGACCGGGTGGTGGATGTGCACGTCAAGAACCTCCGCAAGAAGCTGCAAGACGACCCCGAGAACCCCTCTTTCATTGAAACGGTGCGGGGCGTGGGGTACCGCCTGAAGGAACTGGGTCAAGGGTGA
- a CDS encoding DUF305 domain-containing protein, producing the protein MKPTLILLTLMAFGQASAQMDHSMHSQQAMQMQMGSTMDMGGLMKLSGKNFDRAFISMMIPHHQEAVDMAKAVLPKSKDPQVKKWANDIITAQQKEIKEMQALLKTLGGNDSKMAKMMMSGMQGMTDMVKGAKDADTAFVKGMLPHHASAIHMANMALEKSENRTVLNLARDIVVAQAGEMHAFKMWLLK; encoded by the coding sequence ATGAAACCCACACTGATCCTCCTGACCCTGATGGCTTTTGGCCAAGCAAGCGCACAAATGGACCACAGCATGCACTCCCAGCAGGCCATGCAGATGCAAATGGGCAGCACCATGGACATGGGTGGCCTGATGAAACTCTCGGGCAAGAATTTTGATCGGGCCTTCATCAGCATGATGATTCCCCACCACCAAGAAGCCGTGGACATGGCAAAAGCCGTGTTGCCCAAAAGCAAAGACCCACAGGTCAAAAAGTGGGCCAATGACATCATCACTGCCCAGCAAAAAGAAATCAAAGAGATGCAAGCCCTGCTGAAAACCCTTGGGGGCAACGACAGCAAAATGGCCAAAATGATGATGTCTGGGATGCAGGGCATGACCGACATGGTCAAAGGGGCCAAAGATGCAGACACCGCCTTCGTGAAAGGCATGCTGCCCCACCATGCCAGTGCCATCCACATGGCCAACATGGCTCTGGAGAAATCGGAAAACCGCACTGTCCTGAACCTTGCCAGAGACATCGTGGTGGCGCAAGCAGGAGAGATGCACGCGTTTAAAATGTGGTTGTTGAAATAA
- a CDS encoding DUF6803 family protein has protein sequence MDNMQMTHYMELLATNQPWNLILFMAIPVILAEFIAVTELYVLFSRNTTGRLKRWNGYAGMFVGVYFLGVFVYLFSTAVVPLTTQGLWRGPFDVIAVGFYLLGVVPLVGMALIDSGLIMRGKDEILKLKNHAVMVGVFLVVAHIAMIFGMLSPHLLM, from the coding sequence ATGGACAACATGCAAATGACCCACTACATGGAGCTTCTCGCCACCAACCAACCGTGGAACCTGATCCTGTTCATGGCCATTCCGGTGATCCTCGCAGAGTTCATTGCGGTGACCGAACTGTACGTGCTGTTCAGTCGCAACACCACGGGCAGGCTCAAACGCTGGAATGGATACGCCGGGATGTTTGTGGGGGTGTATTTTCTGGGGGTGTTCGTGTACCTGTTCAGCACAGCGGTCGTTCCCCTGACCACACAGGGCTTGTGGAGGGGACCGTTCGATGTGATTGCAGTGGGATTCTACCTTTTGGGGGTGGTGCCTCTGGTGGGCATGGCATTGATTGACTCTGGACTGATCATGAGGGGCAAAGACGAGATCCTGAAACTCAAAAACCATGCTGTGATGGTTGGTGTTTTTCTGGTGGTGGCCCACATCGCCATGATTTTCGGGATGCTCAGCCCCCACCTCTTGATGTGA
- a CDS encoding CueP family metal-binding protein: protein MKHLPLLLLLSSTALAQIGPEKLQNATPKEAMKLANLWRTSTTGVKSFVTPENIEFTFPDGQTTKVPLPADQMVIAIAPYINKTHPCKTHFMSSCTGEMQNQSVDVLVKTASGTTVMNRTVKTLPNGFLELWLPRNRTYTVTLKAAGKSASGTIATQKTSDTCITTFQQK from the coding sequence ATGAAACACCTTCCCCTCCTGCTCCTCTTGAGCAGCACCGCACTGGCCCAGATCGGTCCCGAGAAACTGCAAAACGCCACCCCCAAAGAAGCCATGAAACTGGCCAACCTCTGGCGGACCAGCACCACTGGCGTGAAAAGCTTCGTGACCCCCGAGAACATTGAATTCACTTTCCCAGATGGTCAAACCACCAAGGTTCCCTTGCCTGCCGACCAGATGGTGATTGCCATCGCCCCCTACATCAACAAAACCCACCCCTGCAAAACCCACTTCATGTCCAGTTGCACCGGAGAGATGCAAAACCAGAGCGTGGATGTGCTGGTCAAAACCGCCTCTGGCACCACCGTCATGAACCGCACCGTCAAAACCCTGCCCAACGGCTTTCTGGAACTCTGGCTGCCCCGCAACCGCACCTACACCGTCACCCTCAAAGCTGCTGGAAAAAGCGCCTCTGGCACCATTGCCACCCAGAAAACCAGCGACACCTGCATCACCACTTTCCAACAGAAGTGA
- a CDS encoding putative bifunctional diguanylate cyclase/phosphodiesterase: MDKPLFPEPSNAPPQNPAFEATIDSSQHLHNRLKRLETHQQLAAQTTGIGFWSIHGHHLQFELDAITRKMLGLPEGRETLSIEDTLQHVKRSEQWPLWSQYMQLLPSGQLLPEILMQTDLHVHIPGESPRILQMKARVFGTEAPQSLLGVVWAKDTPIQRPELPFMHRDPLTGLPNRAYFMERLGQHLQMHMLSRLSCAVLLLDLDRFKEINEQHGSPLGDEVLVSVARRLQSCLPPQDLLARIGGDSFAVLLTGVQDQSTPSRTAERLLDCLSQVHALPSGLEVHVQGTIGIALFPQDSERPNQLLGFAEDALSYAKQQARSGYFHYQQHARQEVLDRRTLTRGLMEAVQHHHLELHYQPIITPNQPQIRKAEALLRWKHPEKGYISPAVFIPLAEETGMIHLLGEWVQDTVIQQIQAWDQEGLPPITVSINISARQFLQPGSMQHFLQQLENHGIPPERIIIEITESVFLQDQQQVEQQFKLLQQAGIRIALDDFGTGYSSLGYLTRFNPHYIKIDRSFVNQIGSGQSDPIIEAILSMGHHLNKTLIAEGVETPKQAQWLTERGCHHLQGYLFSRPVNAQNFSALVRNFSKE; encoded by the coding sequence ATGGACAAACCTCTTTTCCCTGAACCTTCCAATGCTCCACCTCAAAACCCTGCATTTGAGGCCACAATCGACAGCTCACAACACCTGCACAATCGCCTAAAGCGCCTTGAAACCCACCAGCAACTGGCAGCCCAGACCACTGGAATCGGCTTCTGGAGCATCCACGGTCACCACCTGCAATTTGAACTGGATGCCATCACCCGAAAAATGCTTGGCCTGCCTGAAGGCCGGGAAACCCTGAGCATCGAAGACACCCTGCAACACGTCAAGCGCAGCGAACAATGGCCGCTCTGGAGCCAGTACATGCAGTTGCTGCCCAGTGGGCAACTGCTCCCAGAGATCCTCATGCAAACCGACCTGCATGTGCACATTCCCGGCGAATCCCCACGCATCTTGCAAATGAAAGCGCGCGTTTTTGGCACAGAAGCACCGCAAAGCCTGCTCGGGGTGGTGTGGGCCAAAGACACCCCCATCCAGCGTCCCGAGTTGCCTTTCATGCACAGAGACCCCCTGACCGGATTGCCCAACCGGGCATACTTCATGGAACGCCTCGGGCAACATTTGCAAATGCACATGCTGTCAAGGCTGTCCTGCGCAGTGCTGTTGCTGGATTTAGACCGCTTCAAAGAGATCAATGAACAGCATGGCAGCCCCCTCGGGGACGAGGTGCTGGTGTCGGTGGCCCGTCGCCTGCAAAGCTGCCTGCCCCCTCAGGACCTGCTCGCCCGCATCGGTGGAGATTCTTTTGCTGTGCTCCTGACGGGCGTGCAGGACCAGAGCACCCCATCCCGCACCGCTGAACGTTTGCTGGACTGTCTCTCACAGGTGCATGCTTTGCCCTCTGGGTTGGAAGTGCATGTGCAGGGAACCATCGGCATTGCTCTGTTTCCACAGGACAGTGAACGGCCCAACCAGTTGCTGGGCTTTGCCGAAGACGCCCTCTCTTATGCCAAGCAACAGGCCCGCAGTGGGTACTTCCATTACCAGCAACATGCCCGTCAGGAGGTGCTGGACCGTCGCACCCTGACCAGAGGACTGATGGAAGCCGTGCAACACCACCACCTTGAATTGCACTACCAGCCGATCATCACGCCCAACCAACCCCAGATCCGAAAAGCCGAAGCTTTGCTGCGCTGGAAACACCCCGAGAAAGGCTACATCAGCCCAGCCGTGTTCATCCCTCTGGCCGAAGAAACCGGCATGATTCACCTGCTTGGCGAATGGGTACAGGACACCGTGATCCAGCAAATTCAGGCATGGGACCAAGAAGGGCTTCCACCCATCACCGTGTCCATCAACATTTCTGCACGGCAGTTTTTGCAACCCGGCAGCATGCAGCACTTCTTGCAGCAACTGGAAAACCACGGCATCCCACCAGAACGCATCATCATCGAAATCACCGAAAGCGTGTTCCTGCAAGACCAGCAGCAGGTGGAGCAGCAATTTAAACTGCTTCAACAGGCCGGAATTCGGATTGCTCTGGATGATTTCGGAACCGGGTACTCCAGCCTTGGTTACCTCACCCGGTTCAATCCGCATTACATCAAGATTGACCGCAGTTTCGTGAACCAGATTGGCTCTGGTCAGAGTGATCCGATCATCGAAGCGATCCTCTCGATGGGACATCACCTGAACAAAACCCTGATCGCCGAGGGCGTGGAAACCCCCAAGCAGGCCCAGTGGCTCACCGAAAGGGGCTGCCACCACTTGCAGGGTTACCTGTTTTCAAGGCCCGTCAATGCACAAAACTTTTCGGCTCTGGTGCGGAATTTTTCCAAGGAATAA
- a CDS encoding Ig-like domain-containing protein: MSRARTATLALLLGFALYGCSQSTTQEHQHAIPQSTPDLRATFGVDSAWTGGYNGSITLRNNSTSNVEGWTLQFKFAGDASIGSVWGAAGSFTRNADGSYTLKPNSWGGATLKAGSTSLIQYSGNGTFSGVTSCTLNGQPCSGGTGSDTTPPTVSLQSSQADFTAAGTLNLTATATDNVGVTRVEFYQNDVKVAEDTTSPYTFSKTFSDKTQNGMYMYTAKALDAVGNSAESGMQHVLVDIGGSGNTTPPPGGVSAGPETFSQLMPNATQLDRCATSPNYDFSTPNPILSESPVSRFTSNVPLTLSVVDRGGEWYGDRVLVFTNRSSKIFHIDCAVIIFKAASGSASHNYWNSVQPFGHPQQDYVEVPMGNGISHYIVRLGFHDVPLDQRIAYPGKPFEYRLGGYTGSKSPISVTQTRDSVQFFAELDLQKNDALVKKYGTKRYAN; this comes from the coding sequence ATGTCCAGAGCACGCACCGCCACACTGGCATTGTTGCTGGGATTTGCCCTGTACGGCTGTTCCCAGAGCACCACCCAGGAGCATCAACATGCCATTCCCCAGAGCACACCTGACTTGCGCGCCACTTTCGGAGTGGACAGCGCATGGACTGGAGGGTACAACGGCAGCATCACCCTCAGAAACAACAGCACCAGCAACGTGGAAGGTTGGACCCTGCAGTTCAAATTTGCAGGAGATGCCAGCATCGGTTCCGTCTGGGGGGCTGCAGGCAGTTTCACCCGCAACGCAGACGGAAGCTACACCCTCAAACCCAACAGCTGGGGCGGAGCCACCCTCAAAGCTGGAAGCACCAGTCTGATTCAGTACTCAGGCAATGGGACCTTCAGTGGGGTCACCAGTTGCACCCTGAACGGACAACCCTGCTCTGGAGGAACGGGCAGCGACACCACACCACCCACGGTCAGCTTGCAATCCAGTCAGGCAGACTTCACCGCAGCAGGGACCCTCAACCTGACCGCCACAGCCACCGACAATGTGGGTGTGACCCGGGTGGAGTTCTACCAGAACGATGTGAAAGTCGCAGAAGACACCACCAGTCCGTACACCTTCAGCAAGACGTTTTCAGACAAAACCCAGAACGGCATGTACATGTACACGGCAAAAGCGCTGGACGCTGTGGGCAACAGTGCAGAATCGGGGATGCAGCATGTGCTGGTGGACATCGGAGGCTCTGGAAACACCACCCCTCCTCCGGGCGGGGTTTCTGCCGGACCCGAGACCTTCAGTCAGTTGATGCCCAACGCCACCCAACTGGACCGCTGCGCCACCAGTCCGAATTACGATTTCAGCACCCCCAACCCCATCCTGTCTGAAAGCCCGGTCAGCCGTTTCACTTCAAATGTGCCCTTGACCCTCAGCGTGGTGGACCGGGGCGGCGAGTGGTACGGAGACCGGGTGCTGGTTTTCACCAACCGCAGCAGCAAAATTTTCCACATTGATTGCGCTGTGATCATCTTCAAAGCGGCCAGTGGCAGTGCAAGCCACAATTACTGGAACAGCGTGCAACCCTTCGGGCATCCTCAGCAGGATTATGTCGAGGTGCCGATGGGGAACGGGATTTCCCATTACATCGTGCGTCTCGGGTTCCATGATGTGCCCCTTGACCAGCGCATCGCTTACCCCGGCAAGCCCTTTGAGTACCGCCTCGGAGGATACACTGGCAGCAAGAGTCCGATTTCGGTCACCCAGACCCGAGATTCCGTGCAATTCTTTGCAGAGCTGGACCTGCAGAAGAACGATGCTCTGGTCAAAAAATACGGCACCAAACGTTACGCCAATTGA